The Candidatus Hamiltonella defensa 5AT (Acyrthosiphon pisum) DNA window AATATCCGAAAAATAAGAATGATGGCGAAAATGCTCACGGGCGTACACATTAGACAGATGAATCTCAATAAATGGAATTTTGACAGCGAGCAAGGCATCGCGCAAGGCCACACTGGTATGTGTGAATGCTGCGGGGTTGATGAGAATAAAATCAACGTTATCTTGAGATGCATGAATTTTTTCGATTAACGCATGCTCTGCATTGGATTGTAAATGAGATAATTGGCACCCTATTGTCCTGGCTTTTGCTTCTAGCAGGTCGATCATTTTATCTAAACAGAGGCTGCCATATTGTTTTGGTTCGCGTAATCCCAACAAATTGAGATTTGGACCATTTAATAGCAATATATGATATTTATTCAATTGAGCTGGCATGCAGACAAAATCTCTCATCATCAAAAAAATGTGTTTAAAATCGCCGATGGTGATATTTTTTCTATCAAATTTCAGAGAGCGTTAGAAATAAAAGCTTTCTTGAATCTTGATAAAAATAAATTAAAAACGCGCCTTTACTGCTTCCGATAATTCGTATAAAAGATCTTCAGTATTTGACCAGCTTAAGCAAGAATCTGTGACGGATTGCCCGTAGATCAACGGTTTTTCAGGAACGATTTGTTGAGATCCTTCTATCAAAAAGCTTTCTATCATAACCCCTAATATTGCTTTAGAACCAGAACGAATTTGCTCAGCCATACTGTGAGAAACGCTTAACTGATGGCGATATCTTTTTTGACAATTCCCATGGCTAAGATCTACGACAACATGCTCTGGTAAATGAAAGTCACGTAACTTATGACATGCTAGAGCAATATCTTTTGCGCTGTAATTGGGTTTTTTACCCCCCCTCATCACGACATGGCCATAAGGATTACCTAAAGTTTGATAAATGGTCATCTCCCCTTTTTTATTAGGAGAGACAAAAATATGGCTTGCACTGGCCACACGAACAGCGTCAATAGCAATATCAATATTGCCATCAGTGCCATTTTTAAAACCGATAGGGCAAGATAGAGCAGAAGCCATCTGCCGATGGATCTGACTTTCAGTCGTACGTGCTCCTATGGCTCCCCAACTGATCAAGTCAGCAATATACTGCCCCATGATGATATCCAGGAATTCAGTGGCGGTAGGTAAACCCAAACGGTTAATATCTAAAAGCACTTTTCTGGCCATTTCAATGCCCAGATTCACCTGAGAAGAGCCATCCAGCAATGGATCAGAAATCATTCCTTTCCAACCTGCTGCAGTACGAGGCTTTTCAAAATAGGTCCGCATGACTATTTCTAATTGATTTTGATACTGCTCGCTTAATGTCTTCATTCGGGTCGCGTATTCAATAGCCGCATTAGAATCGTGAATAGAGCAGGGGCCTATAATGACCAATAAACGGGGATCTCTACCTTCAAGAATTCTTTCTATACGTCGTCGCCCGCTGATCACCTGGCTTGCTATTGCATCTGAAATGGGTAGTTTTTTTTCTAACTCTTCCTGTGAAATAAGGCTGTTAATAGGCTGTTTTCTTAGTCTATCTATTGACAGATGATGATTCTCTAACAATTTTTTATTCTCAGCGTTCTATGATTATTATTCTGTGTGCAGTCAACCCTCGGTCTTGAGGCCGAGGATATCAATCACGGTTTTCGAGCTAACTGCACGTTTGCTGTTGTTGAATGTATTTCGGGATAATCGACACGGGAGATAAGCACAATTACTGTCAAAATTGAATCATTTAATAACACATTGGGATCATGGAAAGTAAAATTCAATGAATGGGATGTGATTTTTCTCGAGTTTACCAAGCGATATGTTGTTTATGTTTGATCGTAAGCTGAACAAAATCCTGATAATTAATTCTCCTGGCCTCTTTTGGCATGAAAAACTGTAATCCACGAGCCATCAGATCTTCTTCCAAAATGAATACATTTGTTAATTCATGACATTTAAAAAAATAACTTTTATTTAACAAAGCAATTACACCATCCTGCATAAAAAGCAGATCATCGTCCTTTGAAAGAAAATGAGATAAGGCCAGGCAATCAGTTCTATAAGGCGAACGGCTTAGAGTATATAACACG harbors:
- the aroQ gene encoding type II 3-dehydroquinate dehydratase, with protein sequence MPAQLNKYHILLLNGPNLNLLGLREPKQYGSLCLDKMIDLLEAKARTIGCQLSHLQSNAEHALIEKIHASQDNVDFILINPAAFTHTSVALRDALLAVKIPFIEIHLSNVYAREHFRHHSYFSDIAVGVICGLGVNGYDCALQAAVNHLSASFASINRV
- a CDS encoding 3-deoxy-7-phosphoheptulonate synthase, whose translation is MLENHHLSIDRLRKQPINSLISQEELEKKLPISDAIASQVISGRRRIERILEGRDPRLLVIIGPCSIHDSNAAIEYATRMKTLSEQYQNQLEIVMRTYFEKPRTAAGWKGMISDPLLDGSSQVNLGIEMARKVLLDINRLGLPTATEFLDIIMGQYIADLISWGAIGARTTESQIHRQMASALSCPIGFKNGTDGNIDIAIDAVRVASASHIFVSPNKKGEMTIYQTLGNPYGHVVMRGGKKPNYSAKDIALACHKLRDFHLPEHVVVDLSHGNCQKRYRHQLSVSHSMAEQIRSGSKAILGVMIESFLIEGSQQIVPEKPLIYGQSVTDSCLSWSNTEDLLYELSEAVKARF
- the tusB gene encoding sulfurtransferase complex subunit TusB, producing MLYTLSRSPYRTDCLALSHFLSKDDDLLFMQDGVIALLNKSYFFKCHELTNVFILEEDLMARGLQFFMPKEARRINYQDFVQLTIKHKQHIAW